In the Balnearium lithotrophicum genome, AATTTGGAACCTAATAACTACAACTTACGACTCAAAGGAAAATGCAACTACGTATACAAACGAAGGAAAGGCAATAACGGAGGGAGCAGAGGTAAAACTGAGAGGAAATTTAACAAGTTGGCTCTCCCTGTTTGGCTCGTACACACACTTGAGGGCTGTTAGTAAGAAAAACGGAAGGTGGGAGAAACTTGAAAGGAGACCTAAGGAGAAGTTTACACTTGGAGCAAACATTAAACTACAAAGGTTGGAGCTCTCCTTGGTTGTAAACCACTACGGTTCGAGGAAGGATACAGATTGGTCAACGGGAGTTCCTAAAAAGGTAACCCTTGACAGCTTTACAGTCTACAACTGCTACGTGACCTATAAACTCAGCGATAGAGTGGAGCTCTACGCAAAGGGAATCAACCTAACAGACAAGGACTACGAACTTGCTTACGGTTACAACACAATGGGGAGAGCTCTCTTTTTGGGAACGGACTTTACGTTTTAGGGGGACCTCCCCCCTTTTTTATAATTTAGAAAAATTTAACTGGAGAGAAAACTGGAGGAGCTTCTTAAGATTTCAGAGGAAGTTCTTGAGGGTAAGAGGGATTTTTCAGAGCTCTTCAATTTCCCTGAAAAATTACAGGAAAGAAAGCCCGTTGAAAATCCATTTAAACGCTCTGCACTGATAGTTTCAGGAGACAGAATAAACCACGTTAAAAAGGCTCTTCTGAGACCTGCAGATGTAGTTATTTTCAACGTTGAGGATGGAGTTTCGGAGGATAGGAAGGAATTTGCAAGGTGGTTTTTGAGAAAGTTTCTGATAAACACACCCTTGGATGGTTCTAAAGAAGTTGTACTGAGAATAAATCCCATAAATTCCAAACATTTTTGGAAGGACATAACGACCCTTCTACCTGTAGTTCCCCATGCAATAAGACTCAGTAAGGTGAAAGGACCTGAAGATGTTTCAACCCTTGATTCGATAATAACATCCTTTGAACTCTCTAAGGGAATTGAGAGAAATTTTATAAAAATTCAGCTCTCAATAGAAACTCCTGAGGCAGTTAACAAGCTGTTAGATATCCTTTCCTCCTCAGAGAGAATTAACGCCGTTTATCTTGGAATCCTTGACCTCTTCTCTGAACTCTCTCTTTCCCATAGGCTATCTCAAGGGGATTTGGGAAGATTTGTAAGGGAGAAATTTGTCTTCGAATCAAGGAGTAAGGGAGTTCACCCGATAGCTCCTGCATTTCAGGACTACGAGAACTTAAAAGGCTTTGAGGATGAGGCAGAGAAAGAGAGGGAAATTGGATTTTCAGGAAAGATGTGCATATCGGTAAGTCAGGTTGAAGTTGCAAACAGGGTATTTTCTCCAACTAAAGAGGAAATTGAGGAAGCAAGGGAGATTGTTGAAATTTATGAGAGAGCTCTTAAGGAAGGAAAGGGAGGTATTCCATACAAGGGAAAATTTATAGACCAGCCGATTTACAAGGGAGCTCTCAATCTCCTTCGTTATGCAGGAATTTCTGGAGATGGTTTTCCAAAGTAGAATCCCTGTCCGTAGTCAATTCCCAGTTCTTTTACCTTTTTGTAAAGTTCTTCATTACTAATAAACTCTGCAACTGTTTTTATATTAATATCTCTAGCAAACTCTGCAGTATGAGCAACAAATTTCTCAATGTCCTTGGACTGGGGAATTTTTAAAATTAGACTTCCATCTATTTTAATAAAATCCGGTTTCACAACAGCTAAGTACTCATAGTTGGAATATCCGCTTCCGAAGTCATCAATCGCAAAGGAAGCTCCTAAATCTTTAACTTTAAAGAAGAAGTCCATTAATCTCTTTTTATCGCTAAAGGCTTCCGTTTCAACTATTTCAAAACAAACCTTATCACCGATATTAAATTCCTTGAGCAATGAAAGAATCCAATCAACCATCTTTTCATCTACCAAATCATCGGAGGAGATGTTAACGGAGATACCAATACCTTTCTCTGCACAGGTGGAAAAAGCCTTCTCCATGAGGCGTTTTGAAAGTTTCCTGTACAGGGAAAGTTTTTTTGCAATGGGAAGGAAATCTCCTGGGTTTAGCAATTCTCCATCCAACATTAATCTCATTAAAACTTCGTACTTTTCTGGAGTGAGTGTTTTCAAGTTAACTATCGGTTGGTAATAAGGAACAATTCCATCGACCTCAATAGCTTTTTTGACCTTTAAAGCTACCCTTACGTTCTTCTCTGCTTCTTTAAGTTTTTCCTGGAGTTCCTCATCAAAAACGAATACATCTACCTGTCTCCTCTTTGCTTCCTCCAGTGCCATTTCGGCTTCTATCAGAAAGTTTGAGGAGTTGCTTGAAATTCCAGCTACTACATCCATTTTTAAATTAATTTCCCTCACATTTATACTCATCGATTCCAATTTATTTATAACCTGCTGAACAAAACTTTTAAACTGTGACTCATTTGTATCACAACAGAGAACTCCAAACTGGTCTGCTCTAATTCTATAAATAGAACAGTCTTTTTTTAAGTTCCTAACAACCTTTCTAAGGTTTTTACCAAGTTCCCTTAAAACTCTATTTCCTCCCTCAAATCCAAAAACTTCGTTTATCTCCTTAAAATTCCTAACGTCCAGAATTGCAAAGCAGAATTCCCTTCCAAAAATTTGATTTATCCTGTTCAAAAGTTTCTTTCTGTTTGGAAGTCCCGTAACATCGTCCTTATAGGCAGTTAGTAAAAGTTTCCTATTCAACTTTGCGAGTTGTTTTTCGCTTTCAATCAAACTTTTTAACGTTCCCATTAGATGTCTATTACTTATATACAGGCCTATTCCTGAAACCAGAATAATAAATAGGACAATAGAAGAAATAATATTTATAGCAAGATTAGCATTTTCTACAAATTCTCTCTTGTATAGGTAAACATTTTTTAGTAATTCTGGTAATTTTACATATGAAGCTAAGATTAGATTTACATCTTTATAATATTTCACATAGTAAATTTTATTTTTGAGCTGAATTAATATTCCATTTGAGATATCTTTAAGCTTATATCCTCTTAAAAGTTTGAAACTGTTCAGATTATCAATAGCAAAAACATTGTAAGCAGATAGAACATTTGAAAAAACTTCCCTTGTCATTTTTAAGATATCAGTTTTATAAATACCAGCTCCTATTATCCAGTGGTAAGGTTTAAAAAGTTTCACAAAGGAAATTTTCTCATCCATCTTCTTAGTATTTGGAAGATACCAGTAGTAGGAAACAAAACCCTCGTTGTTTGGAGAATAGAGAACTTTTTCCTCAAATTTTCTGTGGACAAAATTTCCTTTTAAATCCCTCCAATTCCACATACTTTTACCTTCTATTTGTGGAAAGGCTGGATTTAAAAATACTTTTCCCTTTACTTCATCGATGAAAATATAACTTTTTCCATTGAACAGTTTAAAATTTGTTAATGTTCGCTTAATAATTTTCTTAATTAGATTATCGCTACACCCTCTCTTTTTACAGTAGTAGTAAATACTGTTTGCTACAATCCAGGCATCATCAACGAACTGTTTAATCTCTTTCTTTGCATTTTTAATCTGAAAATCCTTTAACTTTTTAAGAGCTTTATGTGAGGACTCAACGTTATTTTTCAGCGTAAGCTTGGTTTCCTCAATCGTTGTTGAATAAACAATTTCATTTAATTTTTGTTTTAAGAAGATAAAATTAAATCCAGCAAAGATTAAGGTAGATACCAAAAGAAATACGAGAACCAACTGGTATGTGAACCGTTCCTTACCTATGTTCATAACTCTCCCTAACATAAAGTGCTAAAATTTCAAAAATTTCAATTGGAGGAACAGCTTTGAAAAAGCCACCGTACAAAGTCCTCAAAAAGAAGGAAAAGAGGGAAGTTTCCATTCCGGAAAAGATTGACACTCCACAGGCCGAACAGTTGGTTTCCGACATATACTTCGTTCTCCACTTCTTGGAAAAGCACAGGAAAAAAATATTAAGTGCGTTAATTATTATACTCCTATTCGGAGGAGTTTACGCCGGGTACTCCTTCTACTCAAAAGGTATAGAACTAAAGGCAGCCGAGATAACAGACAAAGGGCTTTACTATTTAGATAAGGGAGATAAGAAGAAGGCAATTGAGTACTTTAAAGAAGCCGTAAGGAAATACGGAAGTGCTCCTTCGGGAAAACTCTCTAAGTTCCTTTTGGGAAAGTTGACTAAAAGTAAGCAGGATTTTAAGGATTTAACTAACGTGAAAAGCTTTCTCCTATCTCCTCCATCAAAAACGTCACTTTCAGCCATCCTGATAGATGAAAAAAAACTAAACGAGGCTAAAGGGATTTTAGGTGGAGTGAAAAGGGATGAGTGGACTCACCCTGAGGCCATTTACGATAAACTAATAATATCACTAATGGAAAATAAAAAGGGCGATGCGAGAATGTACTTAGAGACGATTAAGGGGAACTACTCAAACCTTCCCATATCACAGCTTGCAGAGAGGTTGATGAAGTGAAGCTAAAGATTTTAGAGGGAGCTCTAAAGGAGGAGCTCCTAACAACACTGAGGAACAGAGAGACTTCTCCAAAGGAGTTCAGGGAAAACTTGGAGAGGTTAGGAACGCTTTTAATCTCTGAAGCTTTAAAGGACGTAAAGACAAGGACGGTTAATTTAAAGACTCCCGTATCGGAAGGAAACTTTAGAAAAATTTCACAGGAAGTTGTCTTCATTGCGATTTTAAGGGCAGGGCTTTCTCTCATTCCCCCTGCAGTTAACCTCTATCCAAAGGGAAGGATAGGTTTCATAGGAACGTACAGGAACGAAAGAACCCTTGAGCCTGTAAACTACTACGTTAAATTTCCAAAAGTTGAAGGAGCAAAGTACATTATCTTGGACCCCATGCTTGCAACGGGAGGAACTGCAGAACAGTCAATAGAGATTTTAATGGAAAATGGAATTAGAGAGGAAAACATAACTTTCGTCTCCGTTGTATCTGCTCCTGAAGGGATAGAGAGGTTAAGAAGATTTAAAGAAGCAACTCTAATCACGGCCTCTGTTGATGAAAGGTTGAACGATTACGGTTACATTGTTCCGGGACTTGGAGATGCAGGGGATAGGTTCTGCGGAACTGACGATGTGGAGGTAGTTGAGAGCTATGGAGTTTAAGGCCATAAGGGGTGTTGAGGACATAATTCCACCGGAAAGTGAGAAGTTCGAGAGGGTGGTTGATACCTTTAAGGAAATTGTAAAGCTTTCAGGCTTTAAGGAGGTAATACTCCCAATTTTTGAGGAGGCAAAGCTCTTTACGAGGAGCGTTGGGGAGACAACGGACATAGTTCAAAAGGAGATGTACGTCTTTCAGGATAAGGGAGGGAGAACAATTGCCCTGAGGCCTGAGGGAACAGCATCGGCAGTTAGGGCTTACGTAGAAAACGGTATCTATGCGAGGGAGCCCTTTACAAAGTGGTTCTACGTAGGTCCTATGTTCAGGTTTGAAAGGCCTCAGGCAGGAAGAAAGAGGCAGTTCTTTCAGGCTGGGTGTGAGGTCTTTGGAATTAAGGAGCCGGGAGCAGATGCAGAGCTCATAAAGGTTGCTTCAGACATCCTTAAAAAGTTAGGTATTGATGCGGAGCTCCAGATAAACTCCATAGGCTGTAAAAAGTGCAGGCCTGAGTATAGGAGAGCTCTAATCTCATTTTTGAGGGAAAGAGTAAATGAACTCTGTCCTACCTGTCGGGAGAGGTTGGAGAGAAATCCTTTAAGGGTTCTTGACTGTAAGGAGGAGAGCTGTCAGGAGGTAGTGAGTAGAGCTCCAAAAATTACAGATTTCCTCTGTCAGGAATGTAAGGAGCACTACGAAAGGGTTAAGGAGTACTTAAAACTCCTCAGCGTTCCGTTTGTAGAAAATCCACTCCTTGTAAGGGGATTGGACTACTACACGAAAACGGTCTTTGAGTTTAAGAGCTCCAAGCTCGGAGCTCAGAGCACAGTCCTTGCAGGGGGGAGGTACGACGACCTCATAGAGGAGATAGGAGGGCCAAGGACTCCTGCTTTAGGCTTTGCAATGGGAATAGACAGAGCTATCCTCCTCCTTCCAGAATCTAAGGAAAGGAGGGAGGGAGTATTTGTCGTAACGAGGGGAGAGGAGGCCTATAGAAGGGGATTAAAAGTTGTTTCGTTTTTAAGGGAAAAGGGAGTAAAGTCAGAGATTGACCACAGGAGAGGAAGTTTTAAGGCACAGATGAAGGCTGCCGATAGGAACAGGGCAAGGTATGCACTAATAATAGGTGAAGAGGAGGTTGAAAACGATTTCTTCTCTCTTAGGGATTTAGAGACTGGAAAGCAGGAGAGAGTTGAAGGTCTGGAGGAGCTTCTTGGAAGGCTCTAAAAGGAGAGTTCTCATTTTAGGTTCGACCGGCTCAATAGGTGAGAGTACGATTGACATAGTTAAAAGGTTTCCCGAAAGGTTTGAAGTTGTTGGTCTTGTTGCGGGAAGGAACAGGGAAAAACTTTTAAAACAGGCGCAGGAGTTAGACGTCAAAAACTACGTTCTGTTTTCTGAAAGGGGTTTAGAGGGGATAAAGGAGCTGATAGAGAGTACCGATTTTGACGTGGCTGTATGTGCCATTTCAGGCTCTGCCGGAATCCTTCCAACCTACTGGGCTTCAAGGAAAGGAGGGAGAATTGCCCTTGCAAATAAGGAATCTTTGGTCTGTGCAGGTGAGTTTATAAAGAGGGAAGCAAAGGAGATTATTCCCGTTGACAGTGAACACTCTGCAGTCTTTCAGTGTTTAGTAGGTGAGAGAAAGGAGGACGTTGAGGAGATTGTTTTAACGGCCTCAGGCGGAGCTTTTTTAGAAAGGGAAGACCTTGAAAACGTAAAACCTGAGGAGGCCCTTAAACACCCCAATTGGGATATGGGCAAAAAGGTAACGGTTGACTCATCAACTTTAATGAACAAGGGATTGGAGGTTATAGAGGCCTACTGGCTCTTTGAACTTCCTTTGGATAGAATAAAGGTCGTCATCCATCCTCAGAGTATCGTTCACTCGTTAGTTGTCTTTAAGGACAAATCTGTAAAGGCTCAAATTGGTATTCCCGACATGAGAATTCCGATAAGTTATGCCCTATCCTACCCCGAGAGGTTGGAGTTAGGTGAGGAGATGAAGTTGAACCTCTTTGGACTTAGCCTCTCCTTTTTAGAGCCCGACGTTGAAAGGTTTCCCTGCTTGAAGTTGGCCTATGAGAGTTTAAAGAGGGGATACCCCTATCCGATAGTTTTAAATGCTGCCGATGAGGTTGCAGTGGAGCTCTTTTTAAACGGAAAAATTAGATTTACAGACATTCCTAAGCTAATTGAGGAGGCTCTCAACAGGGCAGACTTCAAAAAGCCAGAAACCATTGAAGAGGTCGTTGAAATTGACAGAAGGGCAAAGGAACTAACGTTGGAAATTTTCAGGAGATTCCATTGAGAAAGGGATACGTTCATCTCTACACGGGAAATGGAAAGGGAAAGACATCTGCAGCAGTAGGTCTCTGTATAAGGGCTATAGGAAGGGGTCTTAAGTGTTCGTTCATTCAGTTTATTAAAGGAAAAGAGACGGGCGAAATGATTACTGCAAAGAAACTTCCTAACTTTGAGTTTATACAGACGGGAAGGCCTGACTACGACTTTAGGCCAAACGAGGAGGACAAGAGAAGGGCAGAGGAAGGCTTAAAAATTGCAAGGGACAGAATGAACTCAGTTGACGTTTTGGTTTTGGACGAGGTTGTCGTTGCCGTATTTTTAAAGCTAATAGAGGAAGAGGAGCTCCTTTCCCTGATTTTAGAGAAACCTAAGAGTCTGGAACTTGTGCTGACGGGAAGACATGCAACGGGAAGACTTATAGAGGTTTCAGACTACGTTACAGAATTTCAACTAATAAAACACCCTTTTTACAGAGGAGAAAAAGCAAGACCTGGCATAGATTATTAGGAGAAGCGATGAGATACTTAACTGCCTTTCTTCTACTTTCTCTTTCCTTTACCCTTCAAAGTTGCCTACCCCTTATAGCAGCTGGAGCTGGGGCTGCTGGTGGCTACTACGTAGGTAAGAACTACAATGTAAAAGTCAAGTCACCTGTTGAGGTTGAGAAGAAGAATGATTAGGGTTTGCGAAATATTTGAGTCCATCCAGGGAGAAGGATTAACCCTTGGAGCTCCCTCAATATTCATAAGAACGGGAAAGTGCTCTGTTGGTTGTAAGTTCTGCGATACAAAGTACTCATGGGATTCAGGGAGGGATTACACATTAAATGAAATCTCTAAAATAGTACAGGAGAGCAGAATTCCTGAGGTTGTTATAACAGGAGGAGAACCTTTAGAGGAGGAGGATTTACCGGAGCTCCTTAAAGAACTTTCGAGTTTTTCCCAAGTTAGGAGGATAACGTTAGAGACCTGCGGTCATATGTTTAGGGAGCTCCCAAAGGAAAAGCTCCACTTGGTCGTTTCACCTAAACCTCCAACGATGGGAGTTAAATTCCCTCTTTCGGAACTTCAAATGTTTCTAAAGTTTTATACTGACCTTGAGCTTAAGTTTACGCTCTTTTCGGAGGAAGACTTTAGTGTGATTAAGGATTTTTTGAATAAAAGTAAGAAAGTTCCTGAACCTATTGTTTTACAACCCTTAAACGTTCCAACTGAAAATTACTCCGAAACCTGTAAAAGAGTTATTTCCCTAATCTTTTCTAACAGGGATTTTATAAACAGGTACAGAATTAGGATAATTCCTCAGGTTCACAAGTTTATCGGAGTAAAGTGAATGTTCTGGCTCTACCAGTTACTCCTTTCCGTTTCAATTCCCCTTTTTCCTCTCCTTAAAAAGACTGTAAGTAAGAGGGGAAAAGTAAGTTTAAAAAATAGATTTTCTACAGAATTCTCGGAGGGGAAACAAAAATTTCTACTTCACGTTTCAAGTATAGGTGAGGTTAACTCTGTAAAGCCACTTGTTAAAGCCCTCCAAGGGAAAGTCTCTCTTACGGTTTTTACAGACTACGGTCTTGAAAGGGCAAGGAAAATTTACCCTGAGATTCCTTCAAGAATCTCTCCAATTGACCTTTACCCTATCGTTAAAAACTTTCTAAAGAAAACTTCCCCTAAGGCCGTTCTTATTTACGAGACGGAAATCTGGCCTTCCCTTCTTAAAGCTTCCTCAGAGCTCCAAGTTCCAACCATCTTCGTTAGTGGAAAAATTGGTGAAAGAACGTACAGGAGGATAAAAAGGTTTGAAGGATTTTTAAAGCCCCTATTTAGTGACAAGATTTTCCTTTCAAGAAGCGAGGAGGATGCAGAAAGAGCTTTAAAACTTGGATTTAAGGAAGTTCAAGTCGTAGGAGACCTTAAATTGGATTACGAACCTCCAGAAAAGGGGGTCTCACTTGAAATCGATGAGGAAAGACCGGTAGTTATCTGGGGAAGTACCCACGAGGGAGAGGAGGAGTTGGCCGTAGAGGTTCACAAAAAACTAAAGAGAGACTTTCCAAACATTTTAACAGTGATAGCTCCAAGGCACGTTGGAAGGAGGATAGATATTTCGGGAAACGTTGAGTACAGAAGCAGAACAAAGAGGGTTAGAAGGGAAACAGAGTTTTACATTGTTGACACCGTTGGAGAGCTCTCCTCTCTCTACTCCTACGCAACCGTTGCAGTGGTTGGAGGAAGCTTTGTTGAGGGAATTGGAGGGCACAACCCCGTTGAACCTGTTGCACTTAAAGTCCCGACGTTAATCGGTGAGTTTGGAAATGAGTTTAAGGAGATTGCCCAAACGTTGAAAGTTCCCGTTTTAAAGAGGAGTGAGCTCTACCCCTGTTTGTTGACACTGTTAAAGGAGCCTAAATTGAGGAGTAAGCTTGGAAAGGAGAGTTACTTCCTCTGGCAGGAAAGGAGAGGAGTAACGGAAAGGATTTTGAGGTTTTTAGGAGAGAGAGTTGAACTACAACGAAATTAGGAGGAAGGTTTTAAAGAGAGAGGGACTTTACGGCCTCCTGTTTCCCCCGTTCTACCTCCTTTCGAAACTTTACTGTTTTGGAGCTCTCCTCAGAAACAGGCTCTACGATTCAGGCTTTTTTGAGAGTAAGTCCTTTAATCTTCCTGTAATTTCTGTTGGAAACATAACTGCAGGAGGAAGCGGAAAAACTCCCCTCGTAGAATCAATCTACCTACTCTTAGAGGAGTCTGGATTTTCCCCTGCAATAGTCTGTAAGGGATACAGGGGAAAGGAAAAGGGGCCTGTTTTTGCCGAACCCGAACCTGAAAGGTTCGGTGACGAGTGTGCCGTTTATTCCTTAAAAGGCTATAAAACGGTTGTTTCAAATTTAAAGGTTGATGGAGTTGAATTTGCATTTGAGAAAGGAGCAAATGTTGTAATTGTTGACGATGGATTTCAGCATAGAAAGGTAAAGCCCAAGATAAACTTGGTTGCAGTAGACCCCTTTAATCCATTCGGAGATAACTACTGCTTACCTTTAGGCCTTTTGAGGGAACCCTTAAGTGGCCTTGAGAGGGCTGATGCCTTTGTAATAACGAGGAGTAATTTGATTGATGAAAAGAGGTTGGAGAGTTTGGAGCTCTACCTGAAAACCTTTAAAAAGCCCATTTTCAGAGCAGAGTTTTCATTTAAGTACTGGGTTGATTCAGGATTTAACAGAACCTTACCTCCGGAGGATAAGGAAGTTGACCTCTTCTGCGGAATAGGAAACCCTGGACAGTTTGTTGAAATGGTTATAAAGATGGGATACAGAATTAGAAACCTTATTGTCTTTGAAGACCACCACAGGTACACCGCTATTGAGGCAATGGAGCTCCAAAACTTAAAAAACCCTGTAACAACAGAAAAGGATTTGATAAAGCTGAGAGGAATGGTTCCAAAGGCAAAGGCTCCCGTTTTAAGGTTGGAGTCCTATGGGCTTAAGGAGTTTCTCCTGGCAAACATTGAAAATACAGAGAGAAACGAAGAGGAGGAATTTGAAGGAAGTCTCGCAACTTCTGGAATATCTGACTTTAAAATTAACCGTTAGCGGAATTCAGAAGTTAGATAGAAAGAGGGCTTTTTCAATTGCCGAAAAGTTGGGAAGTATCCTCTACAACATTCCGAGGGTAAAGAAGGTTTGTGAGGAAAATTTAAGGTTTACAGGTTTTCCAGAGGAGATTGGAAGAGAGAGCTTTAAAAACTTCCTCAAGGCATCTGTTGATTTCTTTAGGATGTCGAAGTATTCCGAAGAAGAAATTAAAGACCTCTTTCTTCCTGTTGACCCTTCGGTTGTTCCAGAGGGAGGTGGTTTTCTGCTTACAGCCCATATAGGAAACTGGGAGATAATGGGAGCTCTCTTCTCAATCCTAAGTAAAGGAAAGCTCTCAGTGGTTGCAAAGCCAATGAAAAACAAAAGAGTTGACAAACTTATAAATGGAATAAGGAGAAGGTTTGGAATTAGGGTTATTCCAACGGGAAAAGGTATTGAGATTTTTAAGGAGATAAAGAAAGGAAACTACGTGGGAGTCCTCTTAGACCAGAGGCCAAAGGTAAAGGAAGGTGTTCTAACCTCGTTTTTAGGTAGAAAAACCTACACGAACAAGGGATTGGCACTTCTATCTATAAAAACCGGTAAGCCTGTAATTCCAGCATTCTGTTTCCTTGAGGGTGAAAGGTACAGAATTGAGGTTTACGAGCCGATATACCCTGAATGGAGTGTTGAGGAGTTGACTCAAAAGTACACATCCGCAATTGAGAGAGCAGTTAGAAGACATCCAGAGCAGTGGTTCTGGTTCCACAGAAGGTGGAGGAACTCACCTGAGTTTAGGGAGTGGAAGGGTGAGAAGGCTATTTGAGTTTTTGAAGCTTTTTTTTAAGGGAGCGGTAGGAGACCCATTTGAAAGGGTTGAGTATAAGGAGGGAACTCTAAACGACCAGCTCTTAACAGTTATCCTAAGCGAAAGGTTGGGAATTCCAAATCCTATGTACTACTATCTTGTTGAACTCCTTCCCTACTTGGGAGAGGAGGTTCCTAATTGGGAGGTTAGGAGCTCCAACAGGAAAACCGTTCTTGATAGAGCTCTTAAGGAGTTTGGAGAACCCTAATGGTTGAAAATTACGACACCTTTTTCTGCTCAGGAAAAGGGGGAGTAGGAAAGAGCACTGTTTCCTCCGCGATTGGAGTAAAGCTTGCAGAAAAGGGATACAGAACGTTAGTTGTTTCGTTGGACCCCGCCCATTCCCTCTCTCTGACGTTTGACAGAAAAATAGGTGAAAAACCGACTAAAGTTGTAGAAAACCTTTATGCAGTTGAGTTTAACGTTGAAAAAGAGATTAAAAATTACCTTGAAAGGGTAAAAAGAGAGGCAAGGGAGATTCTGAGCCCTGTTGTCCTGTCTGAGATTGAGAAGCAGATTGAGCTTGCCTATTACTCTCCTGGGGCTTTTGACCTTGCCACTCTGGATTTAATGTACAGAACGGCCATTTTGGAAAGGGGGAAATTTGAAAAGGTCGTATTTGATACCGCCCCTTCAGGTTTTACGGTTAGACTCCTGTCATCCCCCCAGATAAGTGAAAAATGGCTTGAAGGACTTATCAATTTGAGGAAGGAGTCCTTAAAGTACAGAAAAATGGCA is a window encoding:
- a CDS encoding 7-carboxy-7-deazaguanine synthase QueE, whose product is MIRVCEIFESIQGEGLTLGAPSIFIRTGKCSVGCKFCDTKYSWDSGRDYTLNEISKIVQESRIPEVVITGGEPLEEEDLPELLKELSSFSQVRRITLETCGHMFRELPKEKLHLVVSPKPPTMGVKFPLSELQMFLKFYTDLELKFTLFSEEDFSVIKDFLNKSKKVPEPIVLQPLNVPTENYSETCKRVISLIFSNRDFINRYRIRIIPQVHKFIGVK
- the upp gene encoding uracil phosphoribosyltransferase; its protein translation is MKLKILEGALKEELLTTLRNRETSPKEFRENLERLGTLLISEALKDVKTRTVNLKTPVSEGNFRKISQEVVFIAILRAGLSLIPPAVNLYPKGRIGFIGTYRNERTLEPVNYYVKFPKVEGAKYIILDPMLATGGTAEQSIEILMENGIREENITFVSVVSAPEGIERLRRFKEATLITASVDERLNDYGYIVPGLGDAGDRFCGTDDVEVVESYGV
- the dxr gene encoding 1-deoxy-D-xylulose-5-phosphate reductoisomerase, whose product is MEGSKRRVLILGSTGSIGESTIDIVKRFPERFEVVGLVAGRNREKLLKQAQELDVKNYVLFSERGLEGIKELIESTDFDVAVCAISGSAGILPTYWASRKGGRIALANKESLVCAGEFIKREAKEIIPVDSEHSAVFQCLVGERKEDVEEIVLTASGGAFLEREDLENVKPEEALKHPNWDMGKKVTVDSSTLMNKGLEVIEAYWLFELPLDRIKVVIHPQSIVHSLVVFKDKSVKAQIGIPDMRIPISYALSYPERLELGEEMKLNLFGLSLSFLEPDVERFPCLKLAYESLKRGYPYPIVLNAADEVAVELFLNGKIRFTDIPKLIEEALNRADFKKPETIEEVVEIDRRAKELTLEIFRRFH
- a CDS encoding HpcH/HpaI aldolase/citrate lyase family protein, with product MVSGDRINHVKKALLRPADVVIFNVEDGVSEDRKEFARWFLRKFLINTPLDGSKEVVLRINPINSKHFWKDITTLLPVVPHAIRLSKVKGPEDVSTLDSIITSFELSKGIERNFIKIQLSIETPEAVNKLLDILSSSERINAVYLGILDLFSELSLSHRLSQGDLGRFVREKFVFESRSKGVHPIAPAFQDYENLKGFEDEAEKEREIGFSGKMCISVSQVEVANRVFSPTKEEIEEAREIVEIYERALKEGKGGIPYKGKFIDQPIYKGALNLLRYAGISGDGFPK
- a CDS encoding tetratricopeptide repeat protein translates to MKKPPYKVLKKKEKREVSIPEKIDTPQAEQLVSDIYFVLHFLEKHRKKILSALIIILLFGGVYAGYSFYSKGIELKAAEITDKGLYYLDKGDKKKAIEYFKEAVRKYGSAPSGKLSKFLLGKLTKSKQDFKDLTNVKSFLLSPPSKTSLSAILIDEKKLNEAKGILGGVKRDEWTHPEAIYDKLIISLMENKKGDARMYLETIKGNYSNLPISQLAERLMK
- a CDS encoding cob(I)yrinic acid a,c-diamide adenosyltransferase; the encoded protein is MRKGYVHLYTGNGKGKTSAAVGLCIRAIGRGLKCSFIQFIKGKETGEMITAKKLPNFEFIQTGRPDYDFRPNEEDKRRAEEGLKIARDRMNSVDVLVLDEVVVAVFLKLIEEEELLSLILEKPKSLELVLTGRHATGRLIEVSDYVTEFQLIKHPFYRGEKARPGIDY
- the hisS gene encoding histidine--tRNA ligase, translated to MEFKAIRGVEDIIPPESEKFERVVDTFKEIVKLSGFKEVILPIFEEAKLFTRSVGETTDIVQKEMYVFQDKGGRTIALRPEGTASAVRAYVENGIYAREPFTKWFYVGPMFRFERPQAGRKRQFFQAGCEVFGIKEPGADAELIKVASDILKKLGIDAELQINSIGCKKCRPEYRRALISFLRERVNELCPTCRERLERNPLRVLDCKEESCQEVVSRAPKITDFLCQECKEHYERVKEYLKLLSVPFVENPLLVRGLDYYTKTVFEFKSSKLGAQSTVLAGGRYDDLIEEIGGPRTPALGFAMGIDRAILLLPESKERREGVFVVTRGEEAYRRGLKVVSFLREKGVKSEIDHRRGSFKAQMKAADRNRARYALIIGEEEVENDFFSLRDLETGKQERVEGLEELLGRL
- a CDS encoding EAL domain-containing protein, with amino-acid sequence MLGRVMNIGKERFTYQLVLVFLLVSTLIFAGFNFIFLKQKLNEIVYSTTIEETKLTLKNNVESSHKALKKLKDFQIKNAKKEIKQFVDDAWIVANSIYYYCKKRGCSDNLIKKIIKRTLTNFKLFNGKSYIFIDEVKGKVFLNPAFPQIEGKSMWNWRDLKGNFVHRKFEEKVLYSPNNEGFVSYYWYLPNTKKMDEKISFVKLFKPYHWIIGAGIYKTDILKMTREVFSNVLSAYNVFAIDNLNSFKLLRGYKLKDISNGILIQLKNKIYYVKYYKDVNLILASYVKLPELLKNVYLYKREFVENANLAINIISSIVLFIILVSGIGLYISNRHLMGTLKSLIESEKQLAKLNRKLLLTAYKDDVTGLPNRKKLLNRINQIFGREFCFAILDVRNFKEINEVFGFEGGNRVLRELGKNLRKVVRNLKKDCSIYRIRADQFGVLCCDTNESQFKSFVQQVINKLESMSINVREINLKMDVVAGISSNSSNFLIEAEMALEEAKRRQVDVFVFDEELQEKLKEAEKNVRVALKVKKAIEVDGIVPYYQPIVNLKTLTPEKYEVLMRLMLDGELLNPGDFLPIAKKLSLYRKLSKRLMEKAFSTCAEKGIGISVNISSDDLVDEKMVDWILSLLKEFNIGDKVCFEIVETEAFSDKKRLMDFFFKVKDLGASFAIDDFGSGYSNYEYLAVVKPDFIKIDGSLILKIPQSKDIEKFVAHTAEFARDINIKTVAEFISNEELYKKVKELGIDYGQGFYFGKPSPEIPA